The genomic stretch AGTCCTTGGTACCTTTGGGTTATTCGTCTGGCAATAGCTATCATTTTCTTCTATTATCTCATCTATCCTCGCTTAAGATAGTCAGGTTATCTATTAGTGGTTATGGCCAAAATGGCCAGGTTTTTTAGGGCCTCGGCCTTCTGGCAATCTTCGGCTCCGAAGCTCTGACCCCGGAGGCAAAGAAAGGCCCCCACAGGTTTGTCAGAGATGACCAAAGGACTGATGAGTACCTGCCTTCCGGGCCAAAGTTTTTCCAACGCTCCAGCCTCAGGGAGCTGCTCAATGCTGCCGGTCCACTCCTTGGCCAGAGAAAAGATAGTTTGGAACAAGGAGTTGTCTATTGGGATGGCCTCTCCTTTTAGGCTTTGGGCTTTGGGCCCCAGGCCATAGCGGATGATAAGTCTGCGGCGGTCAAGGCTCATAATAGATAAGGCCACAGTTTCACAGGTTAGTCCCCGACAGAGGGCCTCAGAGACCATAAGCAGAATCTCCTCATAGGTGTACTTTCGCGAGGCTAAAGAGGCGCTGATCTCCGAGATGGCCCGGAAGTAAAAGTCTCCTTCGGAGGTCTCCTGGGGGGGCTCTGGCTGTTTGGGGGAATCCAGAGAGGGTATCTCCATGGCAATCTGGGGAGAGAGCTGTTTGATGGCCTCAATGGCCTTACCAATTAGCCCCGGGGTCTCTTCGGGAGAGACCTTTAAGTTCTCCACCGCCTTCTTCAAAGAAGAAACATCACCATCTTTAATTAACTCAAAGATGGCCTGGTTCATTTGCCCCACAAAATGGGCCAAGGTCCCCGGAGTCTTGGAGCGAGGAGAGCCCTCCAGGGTATAGAGAAGGCTGGGAGGCAGAGACCAGCAATCGGCTACCTTTTCGGCCAGGCGAAAAAGCATCCTCTGAACCGAGTCAGGATGGCTGGCTTCGCGCTTCAAAAGGCGCTGGTAAGCTCCCGGGTGATAGACGGCCAAGACAATGCGAACAATCTGATAAAGGAGGCTACAGACGAACAGCTCCTCGTCTTCATAGGGGGTTTTTTCGGCCAGTTGCCGACAGATGTAGGCGCAGAGGTAGGACTGGCTGAGGAGCTTAAGGATCTTTTCGCGTCGGGATGTCGGGGTCTCCCTCATAACTGTCTCAAAGAGACTGGTGGCCAGGGCAATCTCTTTGATGGGATTTAGCCCCAGATAAACAATGGCTCGAGAGACAGTGGTGATTTCAGTGCCGCTGGGGTTATAAAAGGCGGAGTTGGCCATGCGGATGACCTTGCTGGTCAGTCCGTAGTCTTTGAGGATCAGGGCGGCCAGTTCCTGGGCAGAGAGGTCGTTTTCCGGCCCGAGATTGGCAATGGTCTCAACAGTTTCGGAAAACCCGGGCAAATCGGCGGTTTCACAGATGTTTTCTGACAGTTTGCGGATTTCTTCCCAGGAGATGGTCTCGGTCATAGGCTTTCTTTTGGGCAAAAAATGGCCTTTTGTTCTCTTCTCGGAACTCTTGAACCTTTGCTAAACTTAGAATTCATGGACAAACGAGAGATCA from Thermosulfuriphilus ammonigenes encodes the following:
- a CDS encoding HDOD domain-containing protein, whose protein sequence is MTETISWEEIRKLSENICETADLPGFSETVETIANLGPENDLSAQELAALILKDYGLTSKVIRMANSAFYNPSGTEITTVSRAIVYLGLNPIKEIALATSLFETVMRETPTSRREKILKLLSQSYLCAYICRQLAEKTPYEDEELFVCSLLYQIVRIVLAVYHPGAYQRLLKREASHPDSVQRMLFRLAEKVADCWSLPPSLLYTLEGSPRSKTPGTLAHFVGQMNQAIFELIKDGDVSSLKKAVENLKVSPEETPGLIGKAIEAIKQLSPQIAMEIPSLDSPKQPEPPQETSEGDFYFRAISEISASLASRKYTYEEILLMVSEALCRGLTCETVALSIMSLDRRRLIIRYGLGPKAQSLKGEAIPIDNSLFQTIFSLAKEWTGSIEQLPEAGALEKLWPGRQVLISPLVISDKPVGAFLCLRGQSFGAEDCQKAEALKNLAILAITTNR